A single window of Gossypium arboreum isolate Shixiya-1 chromosome 13, ASM2569848v2, whole genome shotgun sequence DNA harbors:
- the LOC108469334 gene encoding cytochrome c-like — MASFAQAPPGDSKSGEKIFKTKCAQCHTVEKAAGHKQGPNLNGLFGRQSGTAPGYSYSAANKSMAVIWGENTLYDYLLNPKKYIPGTKMVFPGLKKPQERADLIAYLKESTAS, encoded by the exons ATGGCATCCTTTGCTCAAGCACCGCCTGGTGACTCAAAGTCCGGCGAGAAGATTTTCAAGACCAAGTGTGCTCAGTGCCACACCGTCGAAAAAGCTGCCGGTCACAAACAAG GACCCAATCTGAACGGTCTGTTCGGAAGGCAGTCGGGTACCGCTCCTGGTTATTCATACTCCGCTGCAAACAAGAGCATGGCTGTCATTTGGGGGGAGAATACTTTGTATGACTACCTTCTCAACCCCAAGAAG TACATCCCTGGAACAAAAATGGTTTTCCCTGGATTGAAGAAGCCACAGGAACGTGCTGATCTCATTGCATATTTGAAGGAATCTACGGCTTCGTAA